The genomic stretch CCCAAGTCATCCCCAACTTTCATGTGACTCTTCAATCCATCATACAAATCCTACCAAAATACGTGGAAGCACTTTTTTCTTAGCATTAAGTTGAACTGGATTTGTCTGAGGAGGAAATCCATCAAAATAAACGACATCCCCCGCCTGTGACTGTTCAGGCACAATCAACGGCTCCACTCTGCCAACATCACCACAAACCAAACGTCTCCCTCTCCTCTGAATCATCCCTCTTTCCCTTAGCACACATAATCATCCCCTCAGACATAATCCCCCGCAAATTCGCCGGCTTCAAATTcaccaaaaacacaaaattaTTTCCCGACAATTCCTCTTCAGTGCACGAATTCACCAACGAGGAACAAATTGTGAGTATTCGGCCTCCCCCCACGTCTACCCTCTCCACAAATAACGAATCCGCGTTCTCGTGCTGCCACTTTGATTAAAAAACTAACTTTTTTGACGGAAATAATTTTCCCAACACGGAAATCGCAGACAGTGGGGTCAGAAACAACGGATTCCACGGTAGGGGTCACCACACGTGCTTTATTATCACCAGGATACGCCGAGGTGACAATCTTCTGCATTTTTGGCGACTCAAACGCCTTTAGAATTGGGGCAAGAAGATAATTTATTTCCCGTGAGAGTGCAGCCTTGACATCGGCAGGGTGAAGTTTAAGAGACAAAAAGTCCTCCTCAACCTGCTCGTAGGACAAGTACTCGACAGTCCCCAATTCAGGAGACTCAACGGAGAAGACTTTGACAGATTTAAAGTCGAGGACTGGAAACACGACCATTTTAAGGAATGCGAGGACTCCGTTGTCCTCGAGTGACCCCGGCATACAGAAAGCCTTCCTGATTTTATTTTGAACCACTTTGGGTGGGTCAAGAAAGTCAATTTTAGAATCAATGTCTGAAGCACTCATTTTGCCCCCCGTCAGTCCAGGAACTATAATGAGGGGGAAATAGTGACCCATTGGATTCATCAAATGAGCTCTCTTGGCACATCCCAACTGTGGGAGGTACTTTTCCGCAAATGTAAAAATCTTTCTTTGATCGACTCCCCCGAACTGAGCATCCACTTTGAGATATTCTTCATCGAGTGCCTGAAGACAGGGATAGAGCAATCCCCCAAGGAGAGGATAGTCCACTTGTTTGACCACCTCACTTCCTGCCTTCCTGGCATCGTGTTGAGTCACCAAAGTGGTCATTTTAAACATATCAATCACATAATTCCTATTTGTAGTCAAAATTACTCGACCTGTCCAATTGGTAGTCAGTGCCCTTCACAAAAACGAGGTCGTCGGTGGGGATTCCCAACGAGGACATGACTGCGGATATCACCTCCCGGTAGTAATCCACTCGGTGGTTGACCAGGTCCCAACCGGCCTTCAGGTTATCGAGAACAGCGTGGAGATCTGCCAAGAGAATAGTCACTTGGCAGCCCGCTTTGAGGAGTTGTGCTATTTTTACTAGTGGCACAAAATAGCCAATGTGGGGTTTCCCTGTGGTGGCGGTTCCCCAGTACACTTTGAGAGGGCGAtgggaaataatttcttttattttctcctctcCTAAGACTTCCTTGGAGTCTTTAATGTGATCTAACCTGCAGTCCTCGTGTTATTAAAGAATATTTCTCATCAACGTTTACAACCACACGtgacatttaattaattaatgctgttgacaaaaaaattacaattttaaataaacattcCCAACTTCATTCTCAAAAAAAATTGAACAAGTCAACAAACAATATATTCTCTCTGTACTAAATTACGCAAGTTTAAAGTGGgttttctgtctatctacatgTTCCACTATAATACTTTGATCAGTATAAAACAAGGCTATGAGCCTGAAATGAACACTCATCGACCATCTGGACTATTATGTGACATGGGCTGCGCGATACCTATGGGCCGCGTgatacctgacgtgaccttgaaatgtgcaattatgacattgatgggattaaattggttaattttgaaagaaaagaaaatgagagaacaaGAATCCGAACTAATTAAGAAGATCATTGTCTCCAGAAAACCCTTTCCATTGAAGATCCAACAGGGAAAGTGCACAAGTCTGAGTCGTCGCCGTTATGTTCGGAAAGGGGAGTAGAACCGACTCCGTTACAACAGACATATGCATAGATCTGAAGGAAATCCTTAGATTAGGTGATTCTGGTGGCCAACGCAACACACGCGTGTAATTAAGAAGATCATTGTCTCCAGAAAATCCTTTCCATTGAAGATCCAACAGGGAATGTGCACAAGTCTGAGTCGTCGCCGTTATGTTCGGAAAGGGGAGTAGAACCGACTCCGTTacaacagacatatgcatacatctgaagGAAATCCTTAGATTAGGTGATTCTGGTGGCCAACGCATCACAGTAATAGAAACCAACGAGCGCAACCGCGTGTAATTAAGAAGATCCAAACACACTAATAGAAACCAACGAGCGCAACCGCGTGCTCGagcgtaaaaaaaaaattataaatcttttaattagaccgcgactcattcttatcatttaataatttactaaattagctaaagactctctcattttgacaaaaaattatatttgtaggaATTTAATTATCAGAAATTGATTTTTTGGTGGAAAACCTAAATTTCTTGAGTTATTTCTAGCGTGCAAGTATATTTTCCAGCAATGTCCTCGTACAAAGGTTATGTAAAGAATAGTttggaatatcaaattttaaaagatgctttaCAGGATAAATTTCATGAACAtcttacaaagcaaaaaa from Octopus sinensis unplaced genomic scaffold, ASM634580v1 Contig10380, whole genome shotgun sequence encodes the following:
- the LOC115228373 gene encoding LOW QUALITY PROTEIN: tyrosine--tRNA ligase, cytoplasmic-like (The sequence of the model RefSeq protein was modified relative to this genomic sequence to represent the inferred CDS: deleted 1 base in 1 codon), coding for MVDDLKAQLRYIEDYNELESRRREESTMESLNKASKCKARFSQPEYLEMKKKVKKWRQENEDQWCRKSTYTLRYYFPDDFAFNKKISLITKLFQREVLGEEKIKEIISHRPLKVYWGTATTGKPHIGYFVPLVKIAQLLKAGCQVTILLADLHAVLDNLKAGWDLVNHRVDYYREVISAVMSSLGIPTDDLVFVKGTDYQLDRSSNFDYNRNYVIDMFKMTTLVTQHDARKAGSEVVKQVDYPLLGGLLYPCLQALDEEYLKVDAQFGGVDQRKIFTFAEKYLPQLGCAKRAHLMNPMGHYFPLIIVPGLTGGKMSASDIDSKIDFLDPPKVVQNKIRKAFCMPGSLEDNGVLAFLKMVVFPVLDFKSVKVFSVESPELGTVEYLSYEQVEEDFLSLKLHPADVKAALSREINYLLAPILKAFESPKMQKIVTSAYPGDNKARVVTPTVESVVSDPTVCDFRVGKIISVKKNADSLFVERVDVGGGRILTICSSLVNSCTEEELSGNNFVFLVNLKPANLRGIMSEGMIMCAKGKRDDSEERETFDNLQRELEKLRKYDLLANELSLIHKAKVNIIPVVLTWDGIVSKYFKKYLDSIRVREHLIAYMQSIVLKRTMESTVLDFRRGLSQMDYEARVEEVLSKYEEANGIGDREIAVRRLVEDAYHVFFWMVRNELKLTEVWALG